DNA sequence from the Deltaproteobacteria bacterium genome:
GACAATGTATTTAAAAGGCTTCAGGTCGCGGTATCCAGGGTGATAGGCCACGCCATGCCCATTCTGGCCAAAGACCTCTTCATGGGTCAGAGCGGCCTGAGCAAAGCGCTTGATCTGATCCGATAGCAGGGCCGCATTCAGGATGTGGGTATGATGTTCGTAAATTCCCCAGACCTGGTCGGCTTTCACCAGGGCCGCCACGGTGTGGCTGTTGCCTGCGTTGAGGGCTATGAGCCCCTCTTCAAAGTGTTGTGCGGCGTATTCATCGAGAATGGCTCCGCGCAGAGCGGCTGCGCCCGTGTCCATGAGGAAGCAGCCGGGTTTGGCCCTGGCTGCGGCGGCCAGTCGGGTCAGCCCGGGCGGGGGGGTGGTGTAGAGCAGCGCGTCCATCTTGCCGTCGTCTTCGAGGAAGCGGCGCCATTCGGTAAATCGAGTGAGGCGATTGCTGGCCTGCGGGGAAAAACCATGATCCTGAAGGGCGATGGCCGTTGTTTCCGGTAAAGCCACCTCGAAATTAGCCAGTGCTCTTGAAAGCGCCGGCATATCAACGTCGCCCAGACGAACCTCCATGACCTCATTATCCGGCCGGGCCTCGACCAGCTTCAGACCCATTTGACGAACATAGTCGAGATTGTCATGCATGGTTAAGGCTGGAGCTTCCAGGCTATACACGGCCAGGCCCTGGCGGAGATGGTTTTGGACAGCCCTGACCACAGCTCCTCCCCCCATGACCTGACCGGAAAGAAAAAGGGGCTTCTTTTTTTCAGTCACCGCCTGGATGCGATAGGCGGCAATTCGGGTCGGGGAGGGTAATACCAGTTTGACCGCGTTTTCCATGGGCTGGTCAGGGTCATAGAGCAGGACGTCCTGCGTGCCGGCTCCAATATCAATGGCTAAAATGGGGTCTAGGTTCATTGCAGTGTTCTTATAATTATTTTTGCGGCATCTGTCAGGCCTTGGGTTAATTTGGGTGAATTAAAACCCAGAAAATGTTCGTCAAGCCGAAGTTCATCAGAGACGATCATCAGGCCAGCAAAGGTCAGACCGTGGAAGCGAGCTGCGGTCATCAAGGCCGAAGCCTCCATATCCACCGCCAGGATTCCTTGAGCCGAATACCTCTGAACCTTGTCTCTGGTCTCACGATAAGGGGCATCCGTTGTCCACACCCGGCCGGTGCGGTAATTAAGACCCTGGTCGGCCAGATGCTCAGCTAACTGCCGGGATAAATCCGGATCCGCCGATGCAAATTCATCTTCAAGAAGATAATGGGCCGAAGTCCCTTCCTCGGAAAGGGCAGCCTGGGGTAAAACGATCTGACCAATGCTGAGGTCTGGCTGAATAGACCCGCACAGGCCCAGAGAAAGGAAAGTCCGGACGCCCTTGAGGCGTAGATACTCCATTACCATGACCGCCTGCGGCGCTCCCAGGATAGGTCCGGCCAGAAGCCAATCAGGCCAGGAAATAAGCTGTGTCAGACCGAAGATCAGGTTTAACTCCCGGCCCGGTCCCCGCAGAGCCTTCAGGATGGCAAGCTCTCTGCGGGTAAAGGCCAGTACTGCCTGCTCGGGCCATGGTTCCTCGGCTGGCTCCTCTTTCGGAAAAAATCCCTCGTTTACGCTCAAATTTCTACTCCTGACCATGCCATTTGGCTGAAGCGCAGATGCTGACCGGCTGGCCTGACGGAATCCGTATTTATATGATAGAGGCTGGCGCCGCTTGAGGCAATACCTTTTTCGCGGTCCAGGGGGAGATTCGAGATATTGACATCCATGGCTGATTCCTGGTATGCAACGCCTTTAGGCTGCCAACAGGTCAAATACTAAGGTGTAAAATATAGTTATCAACCTCATGAACAAGTTCATAAAAAAAAAGACCCTTTTATTACACCTCTATGACATTTTTGATGACTACGTCAAAAGTTACTTCGAGGTAGCATGCATTAAAGGCTGCGCCTCATGCTGTACTCAAAATGTGACCCTGACCACCCTGGAGGCCTTTCTGATCCTGGAAGACTTAAGGCAAACCGAACAGCCCCATGTTCTATCCCGCCTTGAAATGTCCAACCCGGCTCTTTTCCGGCCCCGCTATACGATTAATGATCTGGCTTTGGCCTGCTTCAACCGCCAGGAGCCGCCTGGGGAAAAGCCTGGGCCGGAGCTGGGCTCTTGCCCGTTACTGGAAAACGACCTCTGCCTGGTCTATGAGTCTCGACCGTTTGCCTGCCGCAGTTTCCTGTCGCTTGAACCCTGCCAGCTAAGCGGACAGGCCGATGTGCCTTCGCGCCTGATTTCAGTGATAACGGCCTGTCAGCAGGTTATTGAACACCTGGACACGGGGGGATGGTTTGGCAACTTAACTGACCTGCTTTTTCTGCTGGCCCATGAGGACAATTCCGCAAGATACGCCTTAGATGAAGCGCTTTCAGTATTGGACCTGCCAGGCGCCAAACCCCTTCCAGGTTTTTTAATTCCACCGCATGATACCGTTTTTGTGCAGCCGTTTCTGGCGCGGCTTTTTGATAGTGACCTGGGCGGCGTGTCTTTTTACAGTAAATTGAATGATCTTCGCCGCCTGCCCGCTGGCCTGAATACCGGTTTCCGTTCTGCTGGGAATAAATAAGGCCTTGAGGTTTTGATTGAGGTTTCTAAAAGGGGCCAGCGGCAAGAGGCAGCTTGAATTTTAAACAGACGAGATGCAGACTGATGAACCGCTCGGAGCGATTTGATGGATAAATCCTTTATCC
Encoded proteins:
- a CDS encoding YkgJ family cysteine cluster protein, which translates into the protein MNKFIKKKTLLLHLYDIFDDYVKSYFEVACIKGCASCCTQNVTLTTLEAFLILEDLRQTEQPHVLSRLEMSNPALFRPRYTINDLALACFNRQEPPGEKPGPELGSCPLLENDLCLVYESRPFACRSFLSLEPCQLSGQADVPSRLISVITACQQVIEHLDTGGWFGNLTDLLFLLAHEDNSARYALDEALSVLDLPGAKPLPGFLIPPHDTVFVQPFLARLFDSDLGGVSFYSKLNDLRRLPAGLNTGFRSAGNK
- a CDS encoding DUF1786 domain-containing protein, whose amino-acid sequence is MNLDPILAIDIGAGTQDVLLYDPDQPMENAVKLVLPSPTRIAAYRIQAVTEKKKPLFLSGQVMGGGAVVRAVQNHLRQGLAVYSLEAPALTMHDNLDYVRQMGLKLVEARPDNEVMEVRLGDVDMPALSRALANFEVALPETTAIALQDHGFSPQASNRLTRFTEWRRFLEDDGKMDALLYTTPPPGLTRLAAAARAKPGCFLMDTGAAALRGAILDEYAAQHFEEGLIALNAGNSHTVAALVKADQVWGIYEHHTHILNAALLSDQIKRFAQAALTHEEVFGQNGHGVAYHPGYRDLKPFKYIVITGPCRAVARNLGHPAAPYGEMMLTGCFGLVEAIRQHRKQGIQDHAK
- a CDS encoding nucleoside phosphorylase, with the protein product MSVNEGFFPKEEPAEEPWPEQAVLAFTRRELAILKALRGPGRELNLIFGLTQLISWPDWLLAGPILGAPQAVMVMEYLRLKGVRTFLSLGLCGSIQPDLSIGQIVLPQAALSEEGTSAHYLLEDEFASADPDLSRQLAEHLADQGLNYRTGRVWTTDAPYRETRDKVQRYSAQGILAVDMEASALMTAARFHGLTFAGLMIVSDELRLDEHFLGFNSPKLTQGLTDAAKIIIRTLQ